In the Pedobacter cryoconitis genome, GGCCCACAAACTGCTTTTTTAATGCAATCGCATCTTCATAACGAATAGCCTTTGAAGACTTTGCCTCCTGACCAGGACCACCAAAACGAATTCCTGTACCCTTATTCCGGATGGTAAAAGCATTCGCACCCATACTCGAAAAAGCATCTGTCATACTCGTTTTTACCGCATCCAGCGTAGTTAAAATCCCTACCAGTGCCGATAAACCAATTGCAATGATCAATGCAGTCAGCATCGTACGCAGCCGGTTACTTCTAATAGATTGCAGGGCAAGTCTTATATTTTCTGTATAGGTCATTTCTTCGGGATGTAAATGGCGGGCTTAAAAGTAAAAAGTCCCGCTGTTAGGACAACGGGACTTTTAAAATGTTACAAAGAAAATGTTTTAATTATACTGAAAAGCTGGTTCCGCAACCGCAGGTGCTTTCTGCATTCGGATTACTAAAAGTAAAGCCTCTTGAGTTTAAACCATCCTGCCAATCTACCTGCATACCCAGCAAATACATCTGATGTGCCTTATTCATGAAAATTTTCATTCCATTGATTATAAATTCCTGATCGCCGTCTTTTTTCTGGTCAAAGCCCAGCAAATAGCTCATACCTGAACATCCGCCACCCTCAACACCAACACGTAAACCAAAATCGTCAGCAATTTCCTGCTGATCTTTTAATTTCAAAAGTTCTTTTAAAGCCGTTTCAGTAAAAGAAACTGGTGCAAATGCTGTATCTACTGTACTCATGATATTTCTAATTTGGAATAACAAATATATCCTTATGGTGCGCAGTCCAAAATCCGGATTGTACCTGCAAAGATAAGAACAAATGGTTTATACTGTATAACATAAAATAACAAGACCGTCAATTTGACGTCAAGAATTTAGACTGCTTCTAAAAAAGCCACCAAACACAAATGAATAAATTACGAGATTTCTAGAAATAAAAATACATTTTTGCTGAAGACAAAGATAACCAAATGAACATACCATACTTTTTAACACTAGTGGCCGTTCTGGCTATAGGAGGCAGCATTACCGTAGCTTTTGCCTGGTACCTGATCAGGAATGAAGTACAGAAATATTTCCAGTTAAAATCTTTCGAAGCCAGAAAAGAAGAACGCAGTCATTTACTACCACTCCGGTTGCAAGCCCACGAAAGGATGATTGTTTTTATCGAACGCATTAATCCTGCGAATTTATTTGTCAGACTACATCAGCAGGGAATCTCTGCTAAAGAGCTGCAAGGAATCATTTTAAATGAAATCAGAACAGAATACCAACATAATGTAACCCAGCAGCTCTACGTAAACCCCGTAAGCTGGAATGTACTGCGCAAGCTCAAAGAAGATACCATTGCTATGCTGAATAATGCAGTAGCAGGATTACCGGCAGACGCAAGCGGTATAGACCTCAGCAGAAAAGTCCTGGAACATATGGCAGCGATTGCTGAAAACCCATATGACCTTAGTTTGGAATTGATTCAAAAAGACATTCATCAGTTATTCTAATATGGAAGATAAAAAGTTTGTAACCAGCTCTGGTATTGAAATAAAAGCAACTTATACCCTCGCAGAGCCGATGGCTGAAAAACCAGGTCAGTTTCCTTATACCAGAGGGATTCAAAAAGACATGTACCGCGGCAGGCTATGGACTATGCGGCAGTATGCAGGTTTCAGTACAGCCGAAGAATCCAATAAACGTTACCATTACCTCTTACAACAAGGGACAATGGGGCTGTCTGTTGCATTTGATTTACCTACTCAGATTGGCTATGACTCTGACCATGAAATGGCTGAAGGTGAAGTCGGCAAAGTTGGCGTGGCTATTGACTCCCTTAAAGATATCGAAACCCTGTTTGACGGAATTGAACTGGAAAAAATTACAACTTCCATGACCATCAATGCTACAGCTTCCATCTTACTTGCCATGTATATCGCGCTGGCCAAAAAGCAAGGCGCAGATATCAGGCAGATCTCAGGGACTATACAAAATGATATCTTAAAAGAATATGCCGCAAGGGGCACCTATATTTATCCGCCAAAATCATCCATGCGGATTATTACTGATATTTTTGAATACTGCAGTAAAGAAGTCCCTAAATGGAATACGATTTCTATTTCCGGCTATCATATCCGCGAAGCCGGCTCTACCGCTGTACAAGAATTAGCCTTTACACTTGCCAATGGAAAAGCCTATTTAAACGCCGCACTGGAAAAAGGACTTGACATTAACATTTTTGCTAAACGGCTTTCCTTCTTTTTCAATTGTCACAACAATTTCTTTGAAGAGATCGCAAAATTCCGCGCAGCAAGAAGAATGTGGGCAAATATTACCAAAACTTTGGGGGCAACAGATGAGAAGGCGCAGATGTTGCGGTTTCACACCCAAACGGGCGGCTCTACGCTCACCGCACAGCAACCCATGAATAATATCGTCAGAGTAACCAATCAAGCCATGGCGGCCGTCCTTGGTGGTACCCAGTCACTGCATACCAATGGTTTTGATGAAGCCCTTTCCCTGCCCACAGAAGCAGCAGCTAAAATTGCTTTGCGTACGCAGCAGGTTATTGCTTTTGAAAGTGGGGTAACTGAAACCGTAGATCCGCTGGCAGGTTCTTTCTTTGTTGAAAATCTGACCAATGAAATTGAAGCAGCAGCTCAGTTATACATTGATAAAATCGATGCAATGGGCGGCTCTGTTAACGCAATAGAAAACGGATATATTCAGAATGAAATTGCAGATGC is a window encoding:
- a CDS encoding HesB/IscA family protein yields the protein MSTVDTAFAPVSFTETALKELLKLKDQQEIADDFGLRVGVEGGGCSGMSYLLGFDQKKDGDQEFIINGMKIFMNKAHQMYLLGMQVDWQDGLNSRGFTFSNPNAESTCGCGTSFSV
- a CDS encoding acyl-CoA mutase large subunit family protein; the protein is MEDKKFVTSSGIEIKATYTLAEPMAEKPGQFPYTRGIQKDMYRGRLWTMRQYAGFSTAEESNKRYHYLLQQGTMGLSVAFDLPTQIGYDSDHEMAEGEVGKVGVAIDSLKDIETLFDGIELEKITTSMTINATASILLAMYIALAKKQGADIRQISGTIQNDILKEYAARGTYIYPPKSSMRIITDIFEYCSKEVPKWNTISISGYHIREAGSTAVQELAFTLANGKAYLNAALEKGLDINIFAKRLSFFFNCHNNFFEEIAKFRAARRMWANITKTLGATDEKAQMLRFHTQTGGSTLTAQQPMNNIVRVTNQAMAAVLGGTQSLHTNGFDEALSLPTEAAAKIALRTQQVIAFESGVTETVDPLAGSFFVENLTNEIEAAAQLYIDKIDAMGGSVNAIENGYIQNEIADAAYAYQVEIEEATRIIVGVNKFTQQKEGITDTLRIDESIRTIQTDKINKLKKERNNEDVAIALANLKKGAESTENLMPLILTAVEAYATLGEIADVLRSVFGEY